From the genome of Sediminibacter sp. Hel_I_10:
CGGAATCATCATCATCTTCAAACAAATCAATAATGTCTTCAATGTCTTCATAGTTAGAATCGTCATTTATTTCGAGCTCAATTCCATTAACTGTAACTGTAATAGGTAGTTGTACGCTTAAACAACTTGCATTATCTATAATATTATCACTAGAGCCATCGTTAGAGGCTATTCTGCTCATAAGATTAGCCACAGTTGAATTGGCTTCAACAGTTTCTTCAACAGGTGGATCAATTGCTAAATCGTCTTCAGTTCTACAGGAAGTCATAGTGAGTAAAACTCCTATTATTAATAGTAAGATTGGTTTCAATGTTTTCATAATTAAATGGATTTTATTTCAATATTTAAGTACGTTTGTTAGTTGGCTTTAAAATAGCCTCTTTATATTGAAACAACTCATTAACTAAATGTCCCGAGAAAAAATAGATTTTTTTTTATTTATCTTTCTTTTCTGAAATCAAAAAACTAAAAGCCCTTGCCAAAATCATTGCACCAAGATATATGCGATAAAGTTCGCTTTTCAAAATTTTATGAGAAGTACGCGCAATCATTGAGCAATATTTTTTTTTATAAGTATGGCGAGCTTTTAAGCCCTTCTGATAAGGTGCAAGAAGCCTTTATAAAGCTATGGGAAAACTGTTCTAAAATAAAACCAGAGGCGGCTAAATCTTATTTATACACCACGGCAAATAATATGATGCTTAACGAGGTTAAACATCAAAAAGTAGTATTGAAGTATCAACAGGTAAAACCAAAGGATTATACTAATGAGTCCCCTGAATTTATTTTACGCAAAAAAGAATTTCTTTACAAATTTGAGCGTGTTCTGTCGCAATTAAAAGAAGAAGAGAGGGTGGCATTTCTGCTTAACAAAGTAGATGGTAAGACCCATAAGGAAGTTGCTGAAATTTTAGGTATCACAAAAAAGATCGCAGAGCATCGAATCTATGCGGCTTTTAATAAACTCAAAGATCAGCTTGAGGAACTTAATTGAAAATAATTTTGGGACATTTACAATCTAAGTTGTTTTAAATATATAGAAGTATCTAATGAACAAAGAGGATTTAGTAAAAAAGTGGTTAAATAATGATCTGTCAGAAACAGAGTCAAAGGCTTTTGATACGTTAGAAGATGCTGACCTATATAAAGAAATTATTGAGGAAGCTCAACGGTTTAATGGTAATTATAATGCTAAAGTTGAGTCCTTTGATGCGTTAGAAAAGAAATTGTTTTCTCAAAAAGATACTTCTACAAATTGGCTAAAAATTGTTTCTAGTTTAGCTGCTATTTTGGTTATTGGTTTTGCCTTATTTACTTTAACAAATAAAGACGAGATTAGCTCGTTTAAGACCACTATAGCTCAAAACGAAACCATAACACTGCCTGATAATTCAACCGTTAATCTCAATGAGTTATCAGAGTTAGAATATGTTAGTTCTAATTGGGATAAAAACAGGTCTTTAGATTTAAAAGGGGAAGCTTTTTTTGATGTAGAAAAAGGAAAACGATTTGATGTTAATACAAAATTCGGAAAAGTCAGTGTTCTCGGTACAGAGTTTAATGTCTTATCTAGAGACAGCGTTTTTAGAGTATCGTGTTATGAGGGGTTGGTGCAAGTAACATATAACGATCGAGACGTTAAATTGCCTGCTGGCACAGAGTTTGTCTTGTCTTCTGGAAAAAGTTTAAAATCAAATATCACAATCACAGAACCCAACTGGCTTAAGAATATGAGTGTTTTTGAAAATGCATCTTTCGAAAAGGTTATTGAAGAATTAGAAATGCAATACAAGATTAAGGTGCAGTATCCATCTAATTTGAATATAAAATTTACAGGTGCTTTTGAACACGACAATCTTAAAAATGCTCTAGAATCTATCTCAAAGCCTCTTAATTTGACCTATACAATTCAGAACACGAAAGAGGTTATTATTAGCAATGGACAAGACTAAATTTTATATATTTTTAGTCTTGTGCTTTTTTCAATTATCTAAGTCACAAGCACAAAATTCAGATCAAAAAGTGCCACTTTCTGAGGTGCTCGAGCAAATTACAAAGAGGCATTCTATTACCTTTAATTATGAGAGTAGCCTCTTAAAAGATATTTCCGTAGTACCTATATCACAAAATTTAGAATTGCATTCAAAAATTGAGATACTAGAAGAACAAACAGGTTTCGTTTTTGAGAAAGTTAGCGATTTGGTGTATACCATTTCTAAAACAATGAGATTGTGTGGCTACATTAAAGATTCGGAATCACAACAACCTCTTGTTGGCGCCGCTATTGCTACTAAGAATGCTTATGCGATAACTAGTGAAACAGGTTTTTTTGAAATTGAGTTGAAATCTTTAAACGATTTAATAAGTATTAGTCATATCGGATTTAAGACTATTGTGCGACAAGTAAAATATTTCGGTTTAGACGATTGCGAAACAATAACAATGCAAGTTCAACAAGAGCTCATAGCGCCAGTACTCATTGAAGCTTATCTTGTTCGTGGTATTGATAAAAGGCAGGATTGGTCAACTTCAATCGACTACAAACGATTTACACTTTTACCCGGCCTTATTGAATCTGATGTGCTACAAACTGTTCAAGCCTTGCCAGGTATTTTAAGTGTTGATGAAACGGTGTCGAACATCAACATAAGAGGTGGTTCTCACGATCAGAATTTGATGCTTTGGGATGATATCAAAATGTATCAAACAGGTCACTTTTTTGGTCTTATCTCCAGTTTTAATCCTCTAATGACACAAACAGCTAATGTCATCAACAATGGTTCAGATGTTTCTTTATCCGATGGTATTTCTGGAACAATTCACATGCAGACTGATAAACAGATTGATTCAAAATTTAATGGTGTTTTTGGACTTAATTTTTTAAATGCCGAATTATTTTCAAATATCCCAATAGGCAACAAAATGTCTCTTCAGGTTGCATCAAGGAAGTCTTTAGATGATTTGGTCAGAACGCCAACTTATGATGTTTATTTTGATAGAGTGACTCAAGATACAGAGGCTGAAAATAATGTGTCTAATGTTACCAATTCTAACCAAGAATTCAATTTTCATGATGCCTCCTTAAGATGGTTGTATCAACCAAATGAAAAAGATCTTATTAGATTAAACGTTATTCTAATTAATAACGATTTGGGTTTTAATGAAACTGCTGATGTTAACGGAGCATCAAGAACCAGACGTAGCAATATCTCTCAAAAAAGCCTTGGTTTTGGACTTAATTACAAAAAGCATTGGAACGAGAGGCTTTCTTCAACGATCAATATTTACAATAGCGAATATAAACTTGAAGCATTAAACGCAGATGTATTAAGTAATCAATTACAATTACAAGAAAATGTTGTTTCAGAAACAAGTATTAAATTAAATAATCTTTATGAACAAAACCAATGGCGTTTTAACCTCGGTTATCAGTTTACAGAAACAGAAGTTATTAACCTAAATGATATTGATTTACCTCGATTTGTAAGAAGAGACGAAGAAATATTAAGAGAACATAGTGCTTTTGGTCAGGCTTGGTACAACAACTCAACTATTGATCTCTCCATTAGAGGCGGAGTGAGAACAAATTACTTAACACGGTTTGATAAATTAATTATTGAACCTAGATTAAGTATAAGAAAATCAATTGGAGACGATATTGATATTGAAGCACAAGGTGAATTTAAGCATCAGAGTACGTCGCAAATCGTTAATTTTCAAAATGATTTTTTAGGTATTGAGAAAAGACGTTGGCAATTAACGGATAATGATGACATTCCCGTGATTCAAAGTAAACAAGCTTCACTTGGAGTTATGTATAAAAATAGGGGTTGGTTGCTAGATGCCAAAGCTTATTTTAAAACCGTGGCTGGTATAACAACCCAAAGTCAAAGTTTTACAACAAAATATGAATTTGCGAAAGAAGAAGGGGATTATGATGCTAGTGGTTTTGAGTTTTTGTGTAGAAAGAGGTTTGGTGATTTTAACAGTTGGTTAAGTTATTCTTATATAAACAATAATTATACTTTTGAAACACTTGAAGAGATAAAGTTTCCTAGCAATTTTGATATTACGCATTCAGTTACTCTAGGCACAACCTTTAGTAATGAATTTTGGAATATTTCAGCAGGATTAAACTATAGAACAGGAAAGCCTACTTCAGTTGCTTTAGATGGTAATGAAATTGTAGATAATGGCGTAAATTTTGACAAAGCTAATAATGAAAGGCTACAGGATTACTTGAGAGTAGATGCATCTGCTATTTATAAATTCAAAATTAGTAAAGCCTTCAGATCAGAAATTGGAGCTTCCGTTTGGAACATATCAAATAAAGAAAATGCCATTAACAATTATTATAGGGTCAATGAGGGTGGGTCGGTAAATAGGTTTTCAAGATTTTCTCTAGGCTTGACAACTAATGTTGTCATAAGATTGTATTTTTAATCATAATCTAAAGATAGGTCTTATAATATATCACCTTCTTAAATCGTTTCGGTCAACTATCTAGAGCGCATTTCTTCCAATTTAGAGTAGGGTTTTATAACAAAAAGCGATATTAAAAAAAAAATTACTTGCATGTTCACATTTTAAAAACCAAAAAACCCAATCTTTTACAGATTGGGTTTTTTCTGGTGGTGCCTCCAGGAATCGAACCAGGGACACAAGGATTTTCAGTCCTTTGCTCTACCAACTGAGCTAAGGCACCAGTCGTTTAAAACGAGAGTGCAAATATATATGCATTTTTATTATTCACAAAAGAAATCTAAAAAATTATCAATAGGTTTTTTTGCTGCTCTTTTGAGGCTTTCATCTTCAATATGTTATAATTTGGTTAACGCACTAGCCATTATAAATTGTGGTTTTGTAGTTTTAACCCTTTCCTAAAGGATATGAACCTAGTAATTGACGTTGGTAATACAAATGTAAAGTTGGCCGTTTTTGAAAACGCCAAAATGCTAGATCGCATCATTTCTTCTGAAAGAGAGCTCCTTGAGACCCTTGACGCATTATATTCGAAATATCCTACTATAGAAGCAGGCATTGTATCTGCTGTGGGGCGTTTTGAGAATCAGCAGCTGTTATCATTACAAAAGAATGTTCATATTTTAGAATTGACCCACAATTTAAAGTTTCCTTTTAAAAATAATTACGCTACTCCCAAGACTTTAGGTGTAGACCGCATTGCATTGGTTGCAGCGGCCGTTTATCAATATCCACAAACAAATGTGCTTGTTATAGATGCGGGCACTTGCATTACCTACGACTTTGTAGATGCTCAATCGGTATATCAAGGAGGCGCGATCTCACCGGGCTTGAGTTTACGTTATAAGGCTTTACACGATTATACAGAAAAGCTTCCGTTGTTGTCTATAGCTTATCCAAAAGGCCTTATAGGCAATTCTACCCAAGAGTCCATTCATTCAGGAGTAGTGTTTGGGGTGGTTAACGAGTTGAAAGGCTTGGTCAGTCAGTATCGGCAAAAATATCCTGATTTAACAGTTATTTTAACAGGCGGTGATTCTGAACTCTTGTCTAACCAATTAAAAAATGGCATATTTGCCAACTCAAATTTTCTTCTAGAAGGTTTGAATTTTTTACTAGAATATAATTCATAATAATGATAAAAAAACTTGTATTAGTTTTAATTGCCTGTTTTGCGTTACAATCTTACGCTCAGGAAGGAACAGCTTCACCATACTCCTTTTACGGTATTGGTAGTTTGAAAGCTAAAGGGACGGTAGAAAATCGAAGTATGGGTGGCTTGAGCATTTATACAGATAGTATACATGTAAATCTTAGAAATCCCGCATCTTATGCGTCTCCAAATCTTAAACTCTATAATGAGAAAAACAGACCTGTGAAATTTACTGTAGGCGGAAGTTACAATAGCTCTACATTAAAAGCAGACTCTGGAGAGGCAGAGGTTAGCGCGACTACTTTTGATTATTTGGCCTTATCCATGCCCTTGGGAAAAGACTTTGGTTTTGGTTTTGGATTATTGCCTTACACAGCAGTGGGCTATAAAATAGAGGATTTTGAGGGAGACGATATTGTTAATAGATATCGTGGTGAAGGTGGTGTTAATCGGGCATATTTAGGTTTAGGATACCGATTAACAGATAAGCTGAGCTTAGGTGTTGATGTCAGTTATAACTTCGGAAATATTCAAAATAGTGCCATAGAATTTGTTTATGATGAAATTGAAGGCGAAGATAACCAACTCGTGCAATATCAATCTAGAGAGAATAATCGATCAGATTTAAGCGGGTTAAATGTAAATATAGGTCTGACGTATCACAGTATGATTACTGAAAAATTAGAGCTACAGGCAGGGCTTACGTATACCCCACAAAGTACAATTGCTTCAAAAAATCAACGCTCCTTCTCTACGATAGTGATAAACGGTAATTCTGGACAAGAATTTGTTGTAAATACTTTTGACGTGGAATTGGATGAACTTCAAGAAACAGATTTAACTTTACCTTCGAGACTAGCCATTGGTGGAGGGATAGGACAACCTAGAAAATGGTTTGCAGGTTTAGAGTATACGTTACAAAATACCAGCAAATTCTCAAACCCCATAATTTCAACAAATAGTACTAATTTTGTAAATGCCTCTGGACTGTCGTTAGGTGGTTTTTATACTCCTGATTATAATTCTTTTTCTAGCTATTGGAAGCGTGTGACTTACAGGGCCGGGATGTATTATGAGAACACAGGTTTAGAGATCAAAAATGAAGTCATTAATGAGTTTGGCATGTCTTTTGGAGTAGGATTGCCAGTAGGAGGGATGTTCTCTAATGCTAACCTAGGAGCTGAGATTGGAAGACGAGGAACTAGAGAACAAAATCTAATACTTGAGAATTTTTTCAATTTCCGAATAAGTTTGTCTTTAAATGACAGATGGTTTGAAAAATTAAAATATAACTAACGTAAATTAAAACAAGATGAAAATGAGAGTACCAGTAGTCATAGCAGCCTTGCTTGTAGCAACTAACTTTAGTTTTGCACAACAAAATGAAGATTGTATGCTAAACTTGACCTTGTTCAGTGATTATTATAAGAGCAAGAAATATGATGAGGCATACACGCCTTGGAAAAAATTAAGAACAGAGTGTCCACCAAAATTTAATCTTGCTCCGTATAAATATGGGGAAAAGGTTCTAGAGCATAAAATTGATAATTCTTCAGGAGAAGAGAAGAAGGGATATATAAATGAATATATGGCCCTGTTGGATGATGGTAATGTCAACTTTCAAAAAGACTATCCTCTTGGAGAGGTTTTTGAAAAGAAGGGCGTCATGATGTATGATAACCAGGAGATTTTGGGTAAAACCGATATGGATATCTATAATACATTTGATAAGGCCTACACTCAAGATCCAGATAATTTTACGAGTACTAAAGGGCTTTATGTGTATTTCACAAAAACAGTGGATTTATTCAAGGCAAACCAATTTGAATTGCAACAAGTGTTTGATAAATATGATGATATTTCTGAGCAGTTGATAAAATTGAACGAGCAATTTACTGTTTCTGTAAATAAATTTGTTGAAAAAGAAGAGGCAGGTCAGACTTTAACTAGTAAAGAAGATAAGTACAAAACATATTACTTTGCCAAAATTGAAGCCAATGATAAAATTTCAGGAAGTTTAGATAGTTATTTAGGGCAATTGGCAAATTGCGAAAATCTTATTCCGCTTTACGAAAAGCAGTTTGAAGAAAAAGGTACAGATCCTGTTTGGCTAAAAAGAGCCGTAAGTAGAATGTATAATAAGGAGTGTATTGACGATCCATTATATATTAAGTTAGTTAAAGCTTATGATGCGGCATCACCTTCTGCAGATACCAAATATTTCTTGGCAACCACGTTGTTCAAGCAAGGTAAAGATAAAGAGGGAGAGCAATACTTAAAAGAGTCTTATGACCTTGAGACAGATAAGCTTAAAAAGGCAAGATTGGCCAAGCGTATTGCAAATACCTTTAAGAGCAAAGGTAGCTATGGTACGGCTAGAAATTATTACAGAGAGGCTTTGAAAATGAATCCTTCTGACGGTACGCCTCACTTATACATCGCAGCTATGTATGCGAAAAGTGCAAACAGTTGTGGCGATACTAACTTTAATAAAAGAGCGGTATTCTGGTATGCAGCACAAGAGGCTAGAAAAGCAGGTCAGGTTGATCCTAACTTGAAATCTAATGCGGCTCAAGCTGCTGCATCTTATGAGGCTAATGCACCTACTCGAAGTGAGATATTTACAGAAGGCAATGGTGGCAAATCGATTTCAATTGGTTGCTGGATTGGCGGTAGTGTTACTGTGCCAAATGTTGATTAAATTTTGTAAATAACATAAATGAATAGTAGAATACTTTTTCAATTACATCTCATAGTCACAGCTGTTGCTGTGACTATGTTGTTTTCATGCGAGAATAACTTCAAGGAAGTGCAGAAGATTGGTGTACTACAAAATGAGCCGATAGGTATCGCTGAAAACATCAATCTGAAATATACTGAAGCAGAAGACTCAATTGGCAGATTGGTAGCCAATCTCGAAAGTCCGAAAATGTTAGATTTTTCTAACCGAGAATTTGCATTTACAGAATTTCCCGATGGTGTAAAACTATCTTTATACGACGATAAAAACCAACGTAATATCGTGTTGGCAGATTATGGTATCGTTTACAGTGAGACTGATCTTATTGATCTTCAAGGCAATGTTATTTTAATTACACCCCAAAAAGACAGTCTTTTTGCTGAGCAAATGTATTATGACCAAAAGCAAGAATGGTTATTTAGTAATTTACCTGTGGCATTAAAATCGGCCACCGCCAATAGTGGAAAGGGAGATATATTTGACTCAGATACCAAATTTAAAAACTACACCATCCTCGAGGGACGTGGTGATATGATTTTGAAAGATTAGTTCTTGGACTAAAAGTTGACAAAACATCTTTATCTTTGTAGCTAATTATAACTATTTTAATGAAAATACTTCAGTTTTTTCAATACGTATATTTGTTTTTTGCAGCGCTCTTCATCTATGATGGGATCTCTTACATAGGTTCAGATTCTAGTAGAGTGATTATCTCTTTTGTGTTTGCTGGACTAGCCATTTTTATGTTTTTCTTCCGTAAAAAGTTTAGGAAAAAATTTGACAACCGTAAAGATTCTTAATGGACTTTAGTATCATTATTATCGTTGTCACGCTATTGCTCTCAGCTTTCTTCTCTGGGATGGAAATTGCCTATGTATCTTCTAATAAAATTCATATTGAAATTGAAAAGAAGCAAGGCGATTTTTTGGCATCAATTCTAACCAAGCTTACCGCTAAACCTTCAAAATTTATAGCGACCATGCTTATTGGCAATAATATTGCCTTGGTGGTTTATGGTTTTATTATGGGCGATGTTTTGGTAGATTGGTTTCGATCTATGCTGCCTTCAGACTATCAGTTGGTCACTTATTTGCTTAATGATTTGAGTCTATTGACCCAAACTATTGTATCTACGATTATCATCTTAATTACTGCGGAATTTTTGCCAAAGGTGTTTTTTCAAATTTATGCCAATTCATTTCTAAAGATTTTTGCATTTCCAGCCTATCTGTTTTATCTGTTATTTTGGTTCATATCCTCCTTTATCATTTGGGTTTCAGATAATATTTTGAGGAAGTTTTTTAAGACAGAAGGTGATAACGTCCAGTTAGCGATGACCAAGGTGGAATTAGGAAACTACATTAGTGAGCAAATGGAATCTGTAGAGGAGCATGATGAGGTGGATAGTGAAATACAGATTTTTCAGAACGCGCTAGAATTTTCCGAAGTAAAAGCACGAGAAGTCATGGTGCCACGTACCGAGATCATTGCTGTAGAGATTAATGAGTCTATTAAGAGCATCAGTACCTTATTTATAGATTCTGGACTCTCCAAAATTTTAGTATATAAAGATTCTATTGACGATATTCTTGGGTATGTGCATTCTTTTGAGCTCTTTAAGAAGCCTAAAACCATTAAAAGCGTGACCATGCCCGTCATTTTTGTTCCGGCAACAATGCTGGTAAAAGATGTGCTTAATGCCCTTACTAAAAAGCGAAAGAGTATGGCCGTGGTTATTGATGAGTACGGAGGTACCGCTGGGATAATGACTATAGAAGATATTGTAGAAGAACTTTTTGGAGAAATTGAAGATGAGCATGATAGCGTAGCACTTACCGAAGAGAAGATTGGTGATAATCACTTTAGATTTTCGGCACGTTTAGAGGTAGATTACATCAACGAGACTTATAAGCTTGAATTGCCCGATAGTGAAAACTATGAAACTTTGGGAGGGCTTATCGTTCATGAAACTGAAGGAATTCCGCAAGTAAATGATACGGTGATTATTGATATCTTTAGATTCAAAATAATAGAGGTCTCCACAACCAAAATTGATGTTGTCGAGTTAGAAATTATAGAAGAAGATTAAATCTCTAGACTGTTAGCAATGTTCAGCTGTCTATTTTGAATGTGCATCACGTTTTGTTTCTTAACATGGACTATCGCTTTTTTCCTTTAGATATAGCTTAAAGACTGTTATTTCTCAATTCCGCTTGATGTAGGACTTAGAGACCTGCTAATAACATTGCAGGCAACACAATAAAAAAGAGATTCCGCTTTCATTATTTCATGGAAAATGGTATTTTCGCCCACTTATTATTAGATAAATTATACATAAAAATGGCAGTTTTAAATAAGATTAGACAACGTTCTTTGTTCTTGATATTGATTATCGCTCTAGCGTTGTTCTCCTTTGTATTAACCGATTTGTTTAGAAACAGTGATGCCCTTTTTGGTGCGTCCCAAGATGTTGTGGCGACGGTTAATGGTCAAAACATCAACAGAAATGAGTTTATGGCCAAGGTTGAAAACGTGCAACGCCAGTTAGGCCCTAATGCAACGTCTACAACGGCGATGAATCGTGTTTACGACCAAGAGGTGAGACGTGCGGTGATGACTACTCAATTTGAAGAATTGGGATTGAGCGTTGAGGAAGACCAAATGCGTGACTTATTACAGCAAAATTTCGCAAGCTATCCAGAGTTTCAAAATGAAGCTGGATTATTTGATGAAAATAAACTAACTGAGTTTGTAGCCAATCTTAAAGAGATTTCTCCAGAGCCTGCCGTGTTAGGTAATTTTCAAATTAGATATAGTGACTGGGTCAATAACGAAAGCAATATCGCTGTTTCGGCTCAAGAACGCACCTATTACAATATGGTGAAGGCTGGAGTTAATGCAACTTTAAACGAAGCTGAAGTAGATTATAAGTTAGAAAACTATACTAGAGATTTACAATATGTTCAAGTGCCATATAGCACTATAAGCGATAGTTTGGTTGAAGTATCTAAGGGAGATATTAAGGCCTTTATGAATAAGAACAAAAAGAAATATGAAGTTGAGGCTTCAAGAGATATTAGATTTGTTCAGTTTA
Proteins encoded in this window:
- a CDS encoding RNA polymerase sigma factor, producing the protein MHQDICDKVRFSKFYEKYAQSLSNIFFYKYGELLSPSDKVQEAFIKLWENCSKIKPEAAKSYLYTTANNMMLNEVKHQKVVLKYQQVKPKDYTNESPEFILRKKEFLYKFERVLSQLKEEERVAFLLNKVDGKTHKEVAEILGITKKIAEHRIYAAFNKLKDQLEELN
- a CDS encoding FecR family protein — encoded protein: MNKEDLVKKWLNNDLSETESKAFDTLEDADLYKEIIEEAQRFNGNYNAKVESFDALEKKLFSQKDTSTNWLKIVSSLAAILVIGFALFTLTNKDEISSFKTTIAQNETITLPDNSTVNLNELSELEYVSSNWDKNRSLDLKGEAFFDVEKGKRFDVNTKFGKVSVLGTEFNVLSRDSVFRVSCYEGLVQVTYNDRDVKLPAGTEFVLSSGKSLKSNITITEPNWLKNMSVFENASFEKVIEELEMQYKIKVQYPSNLNIKFTGAFEHDNLKNALESISKPLNLTYTIQNTKEVIISNGQD
- a CDS encoding TonB-dependent receptor is translated as MDKTKFYIFLVLCFFQLSKSQAQNSDQKVPLSEVLEQITKRHSITFNYESSLLKDISVVPISQNLELHSKIEILEEQTGFVFEKVSDLVYTISKTMRLCGYIKDSESQQPLVGAAIATKNAYAITSETGFFEIELKSLNDLISISHIGFKTIVRQVKYFGLDDCETITMQVQQELIAPVLIEAYLVRGIDKRQDWSTSIDYKRFTLLPGLIESDVLQTVQALPGILSVDETVSNINIRGGSHDQNLMLWDDIKMYQTGHFFGLISSFNPLMTQTANVINNGSDVSLSDGISGTIHMQTDKQIDSKFNGVFGLNFLNAELFSNIPIGNKMSLQVASRKSLDDLVRTPTYDVYFDRVTQDTEAENNVSNVTNSNQEFNFHDASLRWLYQPNEKDLIRLNVILINNDLGFNETADVNGASRTRRSNISQKSLGFGLNYKKHWNERLSSTINIYNSEYKLEALNADVLSNQLQLQENVVSETSIKLNNLYEQNQWRFNLGYQFTETEVINLNDIDLPRFVRRDEEILREHSAFGQAWYNNSTIDLSIRGGVRTNYLTRFDKLIIEPRLSIRKSIGDDIDIEAQGEFKHQSTSQIVNFQNDFLGIEKRRWQLTDNDDIPVIQSKQASLGVMYKNRGWLLDAKAYFKTVAGITTQSQSFTTKYEFAKEEGDYDASGFEFLCRKRFGDFNSWLSYSYINNNYTFETLEEIKFPSNFDITHSVTLGTTFSNEFWNISAGLNYRTGKPTSVALDGNEIVDNGVNFDKANNERLQDYLRVDASAIYKFKISKAFRSEIGASVWNISNKENAINNYYRVNEGGSVNRFSRFSLGLTTNVVIRLYF
- a CDS encoding type III pantothenate kinase — translated: MNLVIDVGNTNVKLAVFENAKMLDRIISSERELLETLDALYSKYPTIEAGIVSAVGRFENQQLLSLQKNVHILELTHNLKFPFKNNYATPKTLGVDRIALVAAAVYQYPQTNVLVIDAGTCITYDFVDAQSVYQGGAISPGLSLRYKALHDYTEKLPLLSIAYPKGLIGNSTQESIHSGVVFGVVNELKGLVSQYRQKYPDLTVILTGGDSELLSNQLKNGIFANSNFLLEGLNFLLEYNS
- a CDS encoding membrane protein, with product MIKKLVLVLIACFALQSYAQEGTASPYSFYGIGSLKAKGTVENRSMGGLSIYTDSIHVNLRNPASYASPNLKLYNEKNRPVKFTVGGSYNSSTLKADSGEAEVSATTFDYLALSMPLGKDFGFGFGLLPYTAVGYKIEDFEGDDIVNRYRGEGGVNRAYLGLGYRLTDKLSLGVDVSYNFGNIQNSAIEFVYDEIEGEDNQLVQYQSRENNRSDLSGLNVNIGLTYHSMITEKLELQAGLTYTPQSTIASKNQRSFSTIVINGNSGQEFVVNTFDVELDELQETDLTLPSRLAIGGGIGQPRKWFAGLEYTLQNTSKFSNPIISTNSTNFVNASGLSLGGFYTPDYNSFSSYWKRVTYRAGMYYENTGLEIKNEVINEFGMSFGVGLPVGGMFSNANLGAEIGRRGTREQNLILENFFNFRISLSLNDRWFEKLKYN
- a CDS encoding M48 family metallopeptidase, producing the protein MRVPVVIAALLVATNFSFAQQNEDCMLNLTLFSDYYKSKKYDEAYTPWKKLRTECPPKFNLAPYKYGEKVLEHKIDNSSGEEKKGYINEYMALLDDGNVNFQKDYPLGEVFEKKGVMMYDNQEILGKTDMDIYNTFDKAYTQDPDNFTSTKGLYVYFTKTVDLFKANQFELQQVFDKYDDISEQLIKLNEQFTVSVNKFVEKEEAGQTLTSKEDKYKTYYFAKIEANDKISGSLDSYLGQLANCENLIPLYEKQFEEKGTDPVWLKRAVSRMYNKECIDDPLYIKLVKAYDAASPSADTKYFLATTLFKQGKDKEGEQYLKESYDLETDKLKKARLAKRIANTFKSKGSYGTARNYYREALKMNPSDGTPHLYIAAMYAKSANSCGDTNFNKRAVFWYAAQEARKAGQVDPNLKSNAAQAAASYEANAPTRSEIFTEGNGGKSISIGCWIGGSVTVPNVD
- the lptC gene encoding LPS export ABC transporter periplasmic protein LptC, with protein sequence MNSRILFQLHLIVTAVAVTMLFSCENNFKEVQKIGVLQNEPIGIAENINLKYTEAEDSIGRLVANLESPKMLDFSNREFAFTEFPDGVKLSLYDDKNQRNIVLADYGIVYSETDLIDLQGNVILITPQKDSLFAEQMYYDQKQEWLFSNLPVALKSATANSGKGDIFDSDTKFKNYTILEGRGDMILKD
- a CDS encoding hemolysin family protein encodes the protein MDFSIIIIVVTLLLSAFFSGMEIAYVSSNKIHIEIEKKQGDFLASILTKLTAKPSKFIATMLIGNNIALVVYGFIMGDVLVDWFRSMLPSDYQLVTYLLNDLSLLTQTIVSTIIILITAEFLPKVFFQIYANSFLKIFAFPAYLFYLLFWFISSFIIWVSDNILRKFFKTEGDNVQLAMTKVELGNYISEQMESVEEHDEVDSEIQIFQNALEFSEVKAREVMVPRTEIIAVEINESIKSISTLFIDSGLSKILVYKDSIDDILGYVHSFELFKKPKTIKSVTMPVIFVPATMLVKDVLNALTKKRKSMAVVIDEYGGTAGIMTIEDIVEELFGEIEDEHDSVALTEEKIGDNHFRFSARLEVDYINETYKLELPDSENYETLGGLIVHETEGIPQVNDTVIIDIFRFKIIEVSTTKIDVVELEIIEED